The following proteins are co-located in the Maridesulfovibrio sp. genome:
- a CDS encoding DUF1318 domain-containing protein, protein MLKKTAQVLTFISLLSFVACVTVNIYFPAAKVERAAEDIVEDVYGTNPKQENKDDQSALESFLALLTPQAAHAQVSKAEIDKKSNAAIRGLKQSIAADHKKLVPYYNAGNIGITKDGYLQIINKDGLNIKQTAELRRLVSQDNDTRDQLYSEVAASMNIPGSELEKVKAIFAQEWQERAPSGWFIQNANGKWMRK, encoded by the coding sequence ATGCTCAAAAAAACCGCACAGGTTTTAACCTTTATCAGCCTTCTATCCTTTGTCGCCTGTGTGACAGTGAACATATATTTCCCGGCCGCCAAGGTTGAACGGGCTGCGGAAGATATTGTGGAGGACGTTTACGGAACCAACCCCAAACAGGAAAATAAAGACGACCAGTCCGCACTTGAAAGCTTCCTTGCTCTGCTCACACCGCAAGCGGCCCACGCTCAGGTCAGCAAAGCTGAAATCGACAAGAAATCCAACGCCGCCATCCGCGGATTGAAACAGTCAATTGCCGCCGACCACAAAAAACTGGTACCTTATTACAACGCCGGAAATATCGGCATCACCAAGGACGGCTACCTGCAAATAATCAACAAGGACGGGCTGAACATCAAGCAGACAGCAGAACTGCGCCGCCTTGTTTCGCAGGATAACGATACCCGCGACCAGCTTTACTCCGAAGTAGCCGCATCCATGAACATCCCCGGCAGTGAACTTGAAAAAGTCAAAGCCATCTTCGCTCAGGAATGGCAGGAACGCGCGCCTTCCGGCTGGTTTATCCAGAACGCAAATGGTAAGTGGATGCGGAAATAA
- a CDS encoding protein adenylyltransferase SelO family protein has product MPFDNSYARLENKFYQRINPTPVKQPRIILVNRELAGEMEFPLPETDAEQAELFSGNKPPQDSEPLAQVYAGHQFGNFVPQLGDGRAVLLGEFVNSSGKRYDIQLKGAGQTMYSRNGDGRSPLGPAIREYIVSEAMFRLGIPTTRALAMVCSGENVFREQALPGAVFTRVASSHIRIGTFEYFASRNDYEGVKTLTDYAIDLHYPHLKEAGNPYAAFLGKVCSVQARLVAKWMRIGFIHGVMNTDNTTISGETIDYGPCAFMDGYDPATVFSSIDHYGRYAYGRQPSIAQWNLAGLAGCLLSLIHTDTEQAKSRAEEIVQGFGPEFRTHYFAEMCSKIGLKPDEPAQELLNDLLQIMHESKADFTLSFRMLSKTVLGNGAPLLSLFNGKNNISEWLEKWKAERERQNITKEEAAQTMDRNNPAFIPRNHRVEQAISAAVENDDFEPTKKLIKILHHPYDEQPEYDEYMQPPEPTERVYQTFCGT; this is encoded by the coding sequence ATGCCCTTTGACAACAGCTACGCACGGCTGGAAAACAAATTCTACCAGCGCATAAATCCCACCCCAGTAAAGCAGCCCCGGATCATTCTCGTGAACCGGGAGCTTGCCGGGGAAATGGAATTCCCCTTGCCGGAAACAGATGCTGAACAGGCAGAATTGTTTTCCGGCAACAAACCGCCTCAGGATTCGGAACCGCTGGCCCAAGTATACGCCGGACACCAGTTCGGTAATTTCGTGCCCCAACTGGGTGACGGCAGGGCTGTCCTGCTCGGTGAATTCGTCAACAGCAGCGGAAAACGCTACGACATTCAGCTCAAAGGTGCCGGACAGACCATGTATTCCCGCAACGGAGACGGCCGTTCGCCTCTTGGTCCGGCCATCCGCGAATACATTGTAAGTGAAGCCATGTTCCGGCTGGGCATTCCCACCACCCGCGCCCTTGCCATGGTCTGCAGTGGAGAAAATGTTTTCCGGGAACAAGCCCTCCCCGGGGCAGTCTTCACCCGTGTTGCATCCAGCCATATTCGGATCGGTACCTTTGAGTATTTTGCATCCCGAAACGATTATGAGGGAGTAAAAACCCTAACGGATTATGCCATTGACCTTCACTATCCGCATCTTAAAGAAGCCGGAAATCCCTATGCGGCATTCCTCGGAAAAGTCTGCTCGGTTCAGGCGCGGCTGGTAGCCAAATGGATGCGGATCGGATTTATTCACGGGGTAATGAACACAGACAACACCACTATTTCCGGTGAGACCATTGATTACGGACCCTGCGCCTTCATGGATGGTTATGATCCGGCAACGGTCTTCAGTTCCATCGACCATTACGGCAGGTATGCATACGGACGCCAGCCTTCCATTGCCCAATGGAACCTTGCCGGACTTGCCGGATGCCTGCTGTCCCTCATCCATACGGATACTGAGCAGGCCAAATCCCGTGCGGAAGAAATTGTACAGGGATTCGGGCCTGAATTCAGGACACATTACTTTGCTGAAATGTGCAGCAAGATCGGTCTGAAGCCGGATGAACCTGCTCAAGAATTGCTGAATGATTTATTGCAGATCATGCATGAATCCAAGGCAGACTTTACCCTCAGCTTCAGGATGCTGAGCAAAACCGTTTTGGGCAATGGAGCCCCCCTACTGAGCCTTTTCAACGGCAAAAACAACATCTCGGAATGGCTTGAAAAATGGAAAGCCGAACGGGAACGGCAAAATATAACTAAAGAAGAAGCGGCCCAAACTATGGACCGCAACAACCCGGCCTTCATCCCCCGCAACCACCGCGTTGAGCAGGCCATCAGTGCTGCTGTTGAAAATGATGATTTCGAACCGACCAAGAAGCTGATCAAAATTCTGCATCATCCATATGATGAGCAACCGGAATACGATGAATACATGCAACCTCCGGAACCGACAGAACGAGTCTACCAGACATTCTGCGGAACTTAA
- a CDS encoding tetratricopeptide repeat protein, with product MYNLGIMYAQGMGTEQDLNQAAIWYRKAAEQDNAMAQNNLGSMYDNGKGVEQNYSIAAQWYRRAAELNFAGAQLNLGRLYENGLGLPQDYSQAAQWYMKAAEQGLPKAQHDLALMYAEGLGIPQNYSHAVFWYLTAAEQGYALSQYNLGLMFDNGLGVKQDRARAAQWYLKAARQGVPEAQYNIAAMYESGQDIPQDYVLAYMRFSLSAAQGIRQAAKSRDMLERRMTHSEIQKALELTNNWQPAHSR from the coding sequence ATGTATAATCTGGGCATAATGTATGCCCAAGGCATGGGGACAGAGCAGGACTTAAATCAGGCTGCTATATGGTACCGCAAGGCTGCGGAACAAGACAACGCCATGGCTCAGAATAATCTAGGGTCCATGTATGACAACGGGAAGGGAGTTGAACAAAACTACTCCATTGCAGCCCAATGGTACCGACGGGCAGCAGAACTGAATTTTGCAGGGGCCCAGCTTAATCTTGGACGGCTTTACGAAAATGGTCTGGGTCTGCCGCAAGATTACTCTCAGGCTGCGCAATGGTACATGAAGGCGGCTGAACAAGGACTGCCGAAAGCCCAGCACGATCTGGCCCTTATGTACGCAGAAGGTTTGGGAATACCGCAGAATTACTCACATGCGGTTTTTTGGTACTTAACCGCCGCAGAGCAAGGTTATGCGCTGTCCCAGTATAACCTTGGACTTATGTTCGACAACGGACTGGGAGTAAAACAGGACCGCGCCAGAGCGGCACAATGGTATTTAAAGGCTGCGAGGCAGGGAGTCCCCGAAGCCCAGTATAATATTGCAGCAATGTATGAAAGCGGACAGGATATTCCGCAGGACTACGTTCTGGCATACATGAGGTTCAGCCTGTCAGCCGCGCAAGGAATCAGACAAGCCGCAAAGAGCCGAGACATGCTTGAACGCAGAATGACTCACTCAGAAATACAAAAAGCTTTAGAACTGACGAATAATTGGCAACCAGCCCACAGCCGATAA